One segment of Salvia splendens isolate huo1 chromosome 20, SspV2, whole genome shotgun sequence DNA contains the following:
- the LOC121782447 gene encoding ubiquitin carboxyl-terminal hydrolase MINDY-3-like: protein MSIADQEDEDLQMALRLSMQQHESPEPKRSKSKEESGVDDSAEESVEAKTRRRQREFMAAAAEKRMVASSSVEVVEDVDIVGPDEEDKGKGMSLDEGEAKDGDSGVELPLAEANQLFSMIFGGGVSKDVLTQWCNQGIRFSSDPETSMGLVQHEGGPCGVLAAIQGFVLKYLLFSPEETSNAVPNDFSNLAIRRESKNVPVSADIFSSLSEERKSRALVRSMSEILFLCGSNKAAVIASLNVLPDETAGAAQGSEDEVIAKLLGGISVESGSHLQKVLRIDTCTSRSTAIQVLEALLPVFRSRFGALLFLISALLSRGLNTVQEDRDDPSQPLVTAPFGHASQEIVNLLLSGNAVANVFDGKIDLGDGMSVKGISTTVQVGFLTLLESLNYCKVGQYLKCPNWPIWVVGSESHYTVLFALDTKVQEENELENRESQIRKAFDAHDQSGGGGFISVEAFHQIIKELRINLAREKVDQLCSTDFIVWNELWQALLDLDQSLGGLKDPTGPMGKEGFHLYHFNGIAKLSVSGSQTSSGNEIPIQRPRLTKVRVTVPPRWTSEEMTVSLPVVSTSGTNDSNATQVSCPQPAQHAPLVDCIRTRWPSAVCNWDGDAPSIV, encoded by the exons ATGTCGATTGCGGATCAGGAAGATGAGGATTTGCAGATGGCACTGCGGCTAAGCATGCAGCAGCACGAGTCGCCGGAGCCGAAGCGGAGCAAGTCGAAGGAGGAGTCCGGCGTTGATGATTCGGCGGAGGAGTCTGTGGAGGCGAAGACTAGGCGGAGGCAACGGGAATTtatggctgctgctgctgagaAGCGGATGGTGGCCTCCTCGAGCGTGGAAGTTGTGGAGGATGTGGATATTGTGGGTCCGGATGAGGAGGATAAAGGGAAAGGAATGAGCCTGGATGAAGGTGAGGCCAAAGATGGAGATTCAGGGGTGGAGTTACCGTTGGCGGAGGCGAACCAGCTTTTCTCGATGATTTTTGGGGGAGGAGTTAGTAAAGACGTGCTTACGCAATGGTGCAATCAGGGAATTAG GTTTAGTTCAGATCCTGAGACATCTATGGGGCTAGTACAGCATGAAGGTGGGCCCTGTGGCGTCTTAGCAGCTATACAA GGTTTTGTGCTCaaatatcttttattttctCCAGAGGAAACCAGTAATGCTGTGCCAAATGATTTCTCGAACTTGGCTATTAGAAGGGAGTCGAAAAATGTGCCTGTTTCAGCTGATATTTTCTCATCACTTTCAGAGGAAAGAAAGTCAAG AGCCTTGGTGAGGAGTATGAGCGAAATACTCTTTCTATGCGGAAGCAATAAAGCAGCAGTGATAGCATCTTTGAATGTTCTTCCTGATGAAACTGCAGGTGCTGCACAGGGCTCAGAGGACGAG GTCATTGCAAAGTTACTTGGAGGTATTTCTGTTGAATCGGGGTCTCACTTACAGAAAGTTCTGCGGATCGATACCTGCACTTCTCGATCAacagcaattcaagttcttgaAGCTCTGCTTCCTGTTTTTCGAAGTCGCTTTGGAGCATTGCTCTTCTTAATATCTGCATTATTATCTCGAGGACTG AACACTGTTCAAGAGGACAGGGATGACCCGTCTCAACCATTAGTGACTGCTCCTTTTGGGCATGCATCACAG GAAATTGTGAACTTATTGCTCTCTGGGAATGCTGTTGCTAATGTGTTTGATGGGAAGATTGACTTGGGGGATGGCATGTCCGTGAAAGGCATCTCAACGACAGTACAAGTTGGATTCCTCACTCTGTTGGAGTCCCTCAACTATTGTAAGGTTGGCCAGTATCTTAAATGCCCAAACTGGCCAATATGGGTAGTCGGAAGTGAGTCTCACTATACAGTCTTATTTGCTCTCGACACCAAAGTCCAAGAGGAGAATGAACTTGAGAATAGAGAATCACAGATTCGTAAAGCATTTGATGCTCATGACCAAAGTGGTGGTGGCGGCTTCATAAGTGTTGAAGCATTTCATCAAATTATCAAGGAATTGAGGATTAACCTTGCACGTGAGAAGGTCGATCAGCTTTGCAGTACAGATTTCATCGTATGGAATGAGTTGTGGCAGGCTCTACTTGATTTGGACCAGAGTTTAGGTGGCCTGAAGGACCCAACTGGACCGATGGGAAAGGAGGGTTTTCATCTTTACCATTTTAACGGGATTGCAAAATTGAGTGTAAGTGGCAGCCAGACATCGTCTGGAAACGAAATCCCGATACAAAGACCTAGATTAACGAAGGTGAGAGTAACTGTTCCACCGAGATGGACATCTGAGGAAATGACAGTTAGTCTGCCCGTGGTATCTACCTCAGGTACAAATGATTCAAATGCGACTCAAGTATCTTGTCCTCAACCTGCTCAGCACGCACCTCTAGTCGATTGCATCAGGACGCGGTGGCCTAGTGCTGTATGCAACTGGGACGGGGATGCACCGAGCATTGTTTGA